The Bacteroidales bacterium genome window below encodes:
- a CDS encoding fused MFS/spermidine synthase: protein MKILIEKIPGLKISIITVGITTLITQTILLREFLSVFNGNELVIGIILANWMLINGFGAFLGKYAEKISNKISLIIVIQLFLAILPILSVIFLTILRNRLFPPGSMVGIFHIFLVSFILLLPFCLLSGFLFTHFSKLFSEKYKSNKIDKVYGIEALGSIIGGVIFNFFLLFYFKIYPSLLFILIINLIAAFILSFELKKKIFRIVIPVLSVVLIYISLNIDINKIISKYLFINQELLVFEETPYGKLAITKDAGQVNYFENNVLLFTTNNIIDNEECIHYGMLQADNPKNILLISGGISGTIDEILKYDIEKIDYVEINPWIISMGKKSGLLKDNAKVNIINKDARLFIKETNTQYDVIIINVPEPSSAQINRYYTLEFYKDIKSILVKNGIISTSLMSTANYISNEAKMINSVLYATLNECFSDIIILPGDRNYFIASDSELSYQITKLTEDKNIINEYVNKYYLDDIILKERGKYISDNLTSDVNINKDFLPVSYLYQLLYWLSYFKVNYWILPIFIVLLILFIIPQLNPVSFGMFTGGFTAVSLEIVILLAFQIIYGYVYHLIGIIITIFMAGLAFGALFRKKIIKIPNINNYFILQLVIGLYALLLPGILYIFKAYSINTIVIHITFLLLTFIIAMFIGFEFSIASRLLKKNISKIAAELYSIDLIGSAIGALLLSSVLIPLIGIIKVCFVIAFLNLISSIVVYKNRRKYL from the coding sequence ATGAAAATCCTTATAGAAAAAATTCCCGGACTAAAAATATCAATTATAACAGTTGGTATTACAACACTAATTACTCAAACAATTCTTCTCAGGGAATTTTTATCTGTTTTTAATGGAAACGAACTTGTAATAGGCATTATATTAGCAAACTGGATGCTTATTAATGGCTTTGGGGCTTTTTTAGGGAAATACGCAGAAAAAATATCTAATAAAATAAGCTTAATAATTGTTATCCAGTTGTTTTTGGCTATTCTTCCGATTTTATCTGTAATATTTTTAACAATTCTTAGAAACAGGCTCTTCCCGCCGGGAAGTATGGTTGGAATATTTCATATTTTTCTGGTTTCATTCATATTATTATTACCTTTTTGTTTGTTATCAGGCTTTCTGTTTACTCATTTCTCAAAATTGTTTTCAGAAAAATACAAATCCAATAAAATTGATAAAGTATATGGAATAGAAGCACTTGGAAGTATAATCGGGGGAGTGATATTTAATTTTTTCCTTTTATTTTATTTCAAAATATATCCAAGTTTACTGTTTATATTAATAATTAACCTTATTGCTGCATTTATTTTATCTTTTGAATTAAAGAAAAAAATATTCAGAATAGTTATACCTGTATTGTCAGTTGTGTTGATATACATATCATTAAATATTGATATTAATAAAATAATTTCAAAATACCTGTTTATTAATCAGGAATTGCTGGTATTTGAAGAAACTCCTTATGGAAAGCTTGCTATTACAAAAGATGCCGGACAAGTTAATTATTTCGAGAATAATGTTTTACTTTTTACTACCAACAACATAATTGATAATGAGGAATGTATCCATTACGGGATGCTTCAGGCAGATAACCCGAAAAATATTTTATTAATATCAGGTGGAATTTCAGGAACTATTGATGAAATATTAAAATATGATATAGAAAAAATTGATTATGTTGAAATTAATCCTTGGATTATCAGTATGGGAAAAAAATCAGGATTATTAAAAGATAATGCTAAAGTCAATATTATAAATAAAGATGCCAGACTTTTTATTAAGGAAACAAATACTCAATACGATGTAATAATAATAAATGTTCCCGAACCTTCATCTGCACAAATAAACAGGTATTATACACTTGAGTTTTATAAGGATATAAAATCAATATTGGTTAAAAATGGAATAATTTCAACCAGCTTAATGTCAACTGCAAATTATATAAGCAATGAAGCAAAAATGATTAATTCAGTTCTATATGCTACATTAAATGAATGTTTTTCTGATATAATTATTTTACCCGGTGACAGGAATTATTTTATTGCTTCTGATAGTGAATTAAGTTATCAAATCACAAAACTAACTGAGGATAAGAACATTATAAATGAATATGTAAATAAATATTATCTTGATGATATAATTTTAAAAGAAAGGGGGAAATATATATCGGATAATTTAACAAGTGATGTAAATATAAACAAGGACTTTCTGCCTGTTTCCTACCTTTATCAATTGTTATACTGGTTAAGTTATTTTAAAGTAAATTATTGGATATTACCGATTTTTATAGTCTTACTGATTCTTTTTATTATACCGCAATTAAATCCTGTTAGTTTTGGAATGTTCACAGGCGGATTTACAGCAGTATCACTTGAAATTGTTATTTTACTTGCCTTTCAGATAATTTACGGTTATGTATATCATTTAATTGGGATTATTATTACGATTTTTATGGCAGGATTGGCATTTGGAGCATTGTTCAGGAAAAAAATTATAAAAATACCAAACATAAATAATTATTTTATTTTACAGCTTGTAATTGGTTTGTATGCATTATTATTACCGGGAATATTATATATTTTTAAAGCATATAGTATTAACACCATTGTAATACATATAACATTTTTATTATTGACATTTATAATTGCCATGTTTATAGGGTTTGAATTTTCAATTGCATCACGACTATTGAAAAAAAACATCTCAAAAATAGCAGCAGAATTGTACAGCATCGACCTGATTGGCTCTGCGATTGGAGCCTTATTATTATCTTCAGTATTAATACCCCTGATAGGAATAATTAAAGTATGTTTTGTTATTGCTTTCCTGAATTTAATAAGTAGTATTGTTGTTTATAAAAACCGACGGAAATATTTATGA